The Lampris incognitus isolate fLamInc1 chromosome 15, fLamInc1.hap2, whole genome shotgun sequence genomic interval AAAcccccctgccccctcccctTCCCAACACAAGGCTAATCCCGCAGGATACTTTGTCCTAGGCGTCTCTGACCTTCCCTGTACCGCCCCTCttaaccaccatcaccacccacCCCACCTCTTACAACAAAGCAGTGATTAATTTCTTTATCCCCCGCCAATCCCACCCACTTGTGTCTCCAGGTCTGCAGGAAAAGCAAGGCTTGCTACTACCAAGAAATGTGCACCACCTTCagttgcttgctagctagctagcttgattCACCCCGTCCCCTCCCCCACGTGTACAGCTGATGAGCCGCCGAGATCACAGATTCTTCCCGTCAAGAGGGTCTGATCCTGCCTTGACAACAGCAACATGGATATTGATATAACTGCATCTGCcattacatacacaaacacacaagtccCATCAACACAAAGGCAGTTATTACCAACCCCACCGCAGCACTGATCTTTTGATCAAACGCCTTCCACTTAAAGCCCTACCCCAACCACAGGCAAACAGGATGCCAGATAGCTGAGGGGAAGCATGGGCAGGCTGGAGAGGATGGGtaaacatgctctctctctttcttgctctcaaaCCCTCCCTCtgggggtttcgggggggggggttgttgaagTGATGACATGTAAAGACTCATAGAAGCCCGGGCTCCATATCTGCATTATGGATGACCAGCCGAGGGTTCCCTGCAATCCTGTCACTGGCTTTCTAGCAGGAATGAAAAGTGTTACACAGAAACGATTCAAGGGTTCTCCTCTGGGCTTACATCCCGAGTTGTGCTGTCACCATCAGGGATGCCCATCAAGGTGTTATAGAGAAATAAGGCACCATACTATATAACCCATTCTGCATACGTTTTATATGGGGGTAAAAGGAAATCATGAAAAAAGGGGCAGGATAGCCAAACCAGTGTTCTAATCAAGCACAATTCATCATCTAAACTCATCATCTTGATAATTTCATCTGTACTTATGAGTTTGCTGTTATGTAATTGCAATTTTTTGCTGATTAAATGTGGCTGCTTTTTCTCCCATCCCAGGTAATGGAACCATTGACTTCCCAGAGTTCCTGACCATGATGGCTAGAAAAATGAAGGACACAGACAGCGAGGAAGAGATCCGTGAGGCTTTTCGAGTATTTGACAAGGTAaaagtgacttttttttcttcttttttttttttaacagaaagTCCACACAGTATGTGAAAGTCAGAGGACATCACAGAGAACCCATCCTCGTTGTCCATTTAACTAAACTTATGTGTGGAACCAAGGAAAACTGACTCACTCTAATCAGCTAATGGCTGcgaaaaaataaaatgtaatatGAAGTGTGACAAACCTCAGGTGACTATAAAAACTTTTATGTCGAGCCAAACCAGTTCTACACAAAAAAGGCATTCCAGATGTCAGGAATGCATCCGACAGAAACGCCCAGGTGTTTCTCTTGACTTCCTGTTAGCTTAACacctgttgttttgtttgttcattAATCTGTCCCATTGGGAAAATTCTGATCTTGCCATTTGTCGCCTAATGGGATTTTTCTCCTTTCACACCTCCGATGGTGTGTCATCTCTTTTCAGGACGGAAACGGCTACATCAGCGCTGCAGAGCTCCGTCATGTCATGACAAACCTGGGTGAGAAGTTAACGGACGAAGAAGTGGACGAGATGATCAGAGAAGCAGACATTGACGGAGACGGACAGGTCAACTATGAAGGTAAAGAGCTGGCCACAGGGGGCTGTAGGTGATAAAATTCCACGACATATATAACATTTTCAGGGGGCAAGCAATTTTAGTCTCTCTACCACCATCCGATTCTTTTGTCATATAAAGAGGAAGACCAGGGCACTTTATTTTCCGAGCTGTAGCATCTCTCTGAGGGCAAACCACTGCGTGTAGGCCAGGCTAGCCACTTGTAATATTGGTTATTAGATGCTGGCTATAGATGGAAGATACTTAAACAGATAGGGAAAAGCCATCCTTCTGAATTGTCATCACAGCACCACAAGCATTTTCGCTTTGTTTCGACTgcatctctcactcttcctccCCTCCATCTCTTCTCCCTTCCCCCAAGCGTTGGTCCCTCGGCGCATTACACGAGAGACTAGGTTCATTTTCTAGAAGGTTGTTGATATATTATCAACGGTCCATAAGTCTTTGCTGAAAAGTGCCCCACTTTCTTGTTGTGCCACGGACAGAATATGGCTGATGAAAGCCTTCCgttttctctccctccatctctttctctttgtATATCATCTTGTGCCATTACCACAGggcaacgttttttttttgtttttttttttagtcaaacAGGCTTAATGAAACAAACATGGACGCCATTTGGAAAGGGGACACTAATAAGGATGTGTGTTCTAAACCTGCACAAGTTGGTtaaagactttaaaaaaaaagaagcatttaaCAATTCTGCAGGTGACTGCTCCTTCTTGCGACAGGCCAAAGCCACTGCCCTAACCCCGATGTCCTCTTTGTCTTTTTCTCTGCAGAGTTTGTACAGATGATGACTGCGAAGTGAAGCTTGCCCGCCCTGTCCTTGTCCCCtcatagaaaaaaacaaaacaaaaaaaaacaaaaacaaaaacccggattaaaaaaaaaaatcaaaatgtttTACTTACCTCTTGGAAAAAATGttcatttattcatactgtttctGTATAGAAAATAATTGAATGTTGAAATAAAATATCCTTCTGtccacacaggaaaaaaaaaagatacaaaaaaCAACTGCATGAAAATGATGGTTAGTGAtcctgtcccccctccccctggagATCAGTTTAGCACCAGTactaaacaaggaaaaaaacaaaaacaacaaaacacaaaaaaaacaacccttaatTATTACCTTCAAACTGAAGTAAAAGGCATTTGGCGAACTCCTTCCAGTTCCATTTGCTAGTGGTAAATGTTTGGGCTGgccatctcttctcttcttctgtttTCTGTTCTTCATGCATGCAGCTTGAGACCGGAGCACTAACCCACTCCTTACCCCTCCTCACCACCCGCCCCCTCtccttgcccccccaccccctctccttgccccccccctccctccgggCTACCAGAGCGTGCTGATTCCACTATAAGCTGTCCTCTTGTTGGTTTGGTACAGTTTTTTTGTATTGGAAGAGGAATCCTGTACTGTTAAGATGAGAGATTATACCAGGTTCTTACTTAAAAGCGGAAAGTGGAATGAGATTTAATTGTATGCTAGAtaaaaagagacaaaaaaaacaatgtaaaaaaaatttacattttcaaatgtttggcatgttttgtttttgttacgTTATTTGGACGGCCATCTTACTAGTTGTGCATCCTGCCCTTTTAAAGGGGGCGGGTTAAGAGTCTTACGGTGagctttattttctttttcttttctttattttgcTGAGATGGAGTGTCTGTCCTCTTTCTGGCAAGAGAGAATCACTGgccttcactttttttttcttcttcttctgtttctcgACTCAGACGCAAGCATAGTGGGGGGTGTGCTGTTTCCACAGCACATGCTGTGCAGCACACGGGTCTTCGCGACTGTTCATCTGAGTTCAGTTTACATTCATTCCAAGTTGTACATGCtagtctttattttttttttttcaaataaaaaaaGACCATGAACTTTACCATGTCTTACGTCATGTGGTTATTATAGATAATTCAAGTCAAAAGTGCCTGGTTGAAAGAGATTATCTGCAGACACCTGTACAGCCGATCAAATTTGGGTCCAACAGCGTACTGTATGCCCAATGGAAAAATGTGGTGAAAATAAATCTTCATCATGAGCATAGTTCTTTCAAGTCACTGTGCTTGATGTTTAGCAGGGTTAGTCACAGTGACACAGGTAGGGCCTGTACACCATACACAGACAGGTGACAGATTAAAGGAAaatccaacataaagtgtcttggtaaggtgttggtccacgagcctccagaacagcttcagtgctccttgtcatagattctacaagtctcagaattctactggagggatgaacaccactcttccaaaagatattccctcatttggtgttttgatgatggtggtggagagcgctgtctaacacgtcggtccaaaatctcccataggtgttcagttgggttgagatctggtgacaatcaaggccatagcatatgatttacattgtctttatcctcatcaaaccattcagtgacccctcgtgccctgtggatgggggcattgtcatcctggaagagaccactcccatcgggATAggaatgtctcatcataggataaaggtgaccactcagaataacttggtattgatttgcagtgacctttccctctaaggggaaaagtggacccaaaccatgccatgaaaatgccccccacagcataacagagcccccggaccccctcactgtaggggtcaagcgttCAGCTTTTTCCTTTTAATTTGTGACCTGTGTATATACATCATGTGTTCAATTACATGTAAGGAAGGTTATGGAGCAAAAGGGAGAGGAGCTCACAGGGGAGGAGGAGGCAGTAGAGCAGAGTGTCTGCTCTCTTGGTGAGCCGtggatatacatacatacacatctaTGATGCCTCTCTCCTCTCCCAAGACCCAGCCGGTTGCTAAGCAACAGGATCATCCTGTAACTGGGGTGTCAGGGGTTTTTGAAAAGACAAGTGGGAGTTTGAATAAACCCTCCTGCTGCTTCCAGAGACTCCATGTTGGCTTGTCCTAGTAAGGCAAACCAGGCCACTACTGGTGTGTTAACGGTTCAAAGGCACAcgtgcgcgtacacacacacacacacacacttcaggagAGTCAAACTGGTTTTGGCTATCGCTCCAAGACAATACTACCCGAACGCCCAAAAGTCAAGTAATTTGCCACATTGTTCTGCCGTATTTACACTGTAATTTGACCATTTTTGGGAAGAATCACAGACGGGCTGTTCCACCcactttgcacacacacaccagactaaTGTCAGCATGAAGTCAACCAAATGTGATATccctttgtcacacacacacacacacacacacacacacacacacacacacacacacacacacacacacacacacacacacacacacacagtagaataTGGGTGATTCCACTCTTTCAAGATGAAAAGCATTCACATTCTTACTACAATCAGTTATCTCAGTGGACCATCGTAACGTTCTTCTGTgtttcacaaaaaacaaaaacagcttgTTGGGAAGAATAGTGGAAGAATTCACCAAATTTTTACATTTGAAttacagacaaaaaacaaaacaaaaataaagtcaGTTCTTCTCTCTGATGACTGTTCAGTGGAGCTGTTGTAGGAAAGTTATTGGAAAAGCTGGCTGGCCTAGCCTCGTGTTCCCTCAGAGGACCGCAGCACGACTGACCCCACTGCAGCAGCACAACtatatgcacacacaacacaaaaatatacacacacacacacaacattatgCAACACAGGTGATGCATGATAGGCACGCCTATCCtcggacacacagacacacacatggcagTGTGCAGACAGTCGGGCCGCTGGGTTGAGGGCAAACTCAACGGGATGGGACCACATTGGTGCAGCAGTGCCGCCGCCCAGCACTGTCAGCCAGCCAATGAGGAGAAACCAAACATGTCCTTGTCAACAGGTTTCCTGGACAGATCCACAGACAAGTCATAGCTCAAGGGGTGACAGGAGCAGGGTAGGGGGGGTTTGTATGCTCCCTAtagacctccccctcctcccagGGGGAAGGAAGGGATACCTGAGCACCCCGGGGGTTAAATTAAGCACATCAATATTTCATGTGTAAATGAAGCAGCACACAGTGGAGGCAGTAAGACGAGACGGACTGACCagcaagagagagatggggggacaTATCACGTCTCACTGCCACTGGAAAGAACTGCCATGTTgatgagacgtgtgtgtgtgtgtgtgtgtatgtgcgtgtgtttgtttgcttgtatTGGTTACTCTGCATGTCTATCAGAGTGTAGGTGTGCGAATCCTGCATGCGTTCAGTCTTGCATAATTAGTGTCTACGTGCAcacgcatatatgtgtgtgtgtgtgtgtgtgtgtgtgtgtgtgtgtgtgtgtgtgtgtgtatgcacatagaGAGCCCTGTTTGCTGGTGGCCTGTGTTGGTGCTTCAGCAGGTTAGGGGTAATAGACTTGTTGCGATGAACTAAGCACCAGACACAACACTGATATGGGGAAGCTTTTCGCTTTTTCTACCAAGcaagtgtgcgcacacacacacacacacacacacacacacacacacacacacacacacacacacacacacacacgcacgcacgcacgcacgcacgcacgcacgcaccaaCAGTAGTAGCCGCTGAAAGTCCTTCACTCACACTAGCCTATTCGAATTTTGGTTGTTGGGATAGAATATCAGAAATCAGAATTTGACACCCTACTCTGTCTCTCAAATGGGCTGCCAGACCTTTCCTTGCGCCTTATAGCTGGAAAAACAGCACATTTCAAAGGCAGTACAAACCAGTGCTCTCCAACATGAAAGACACAGCACAACAAAGCGCCGTAGTGCAGAAAGGCTAGCAGCAAAAAGCAGGTCTTTTCATGATGATTGTGTTTGTACACTTCAGTGCGGGCATgcacacacaatgacacacacacacacacacacacacacacacacacacacacacacacacacacacacacacacacatcacaactgTAGGGCTTTCTATATTTCTCGCTCGTGTGTAACCATTGTCCCGGCCACACCTGGAGGAACGCGAGGGCTTTCCTCTTTCTGCATCACTGTTTTTGAGACTCTTCCTTAAAAGCTTCTGCAACGGTTTTTATTCCCTTGATGATGAATTACACACCTACAGTATAATTACATAGCATGGATTTAGCCATGAGGCTTTTTTTTGCAACTTCGCTGATTATTGCGCTCCTTGAAGGGTCGTTTTCACCAACTTAAAGCTAATGATGACTGGAAGGGTGTTGGAGTGAAACACTGCAGGGAGCTCTGCTGTATTAGCTTCTAGCAAACTGCATTGCAGCGAGTGTCCCAACAGTGTCCCTGTCCTACCCCTTTCAAACACCAGCCCATTGCCCAACCCCTAAATCAGCCCCGCGCCTTCTCAATTACACGCAGCAGCATGGGTCTCTCAAAAACTCCTTTTCACAACCTCTAATAgcgtcatctttctttttttatctttCTTCACTGtcatttctctcactctctctctccctcactattGTTCCCCTTACCCCTTATTacttccctctctcccctctgcgTGCTCTGTTTGTCTTACGGTGCATTTTCATTTTTATGGACTCCCATCACTCttccttttattttcttatttgattttttttcacccctCAACCCCCTTTATGGTGCGTCACCGTCACCGTCTTTGGGCTTTTCCTCATTGCTGCTGGCCGCCCTCCATTTACCTAGAAGAATAGGCTCATCCATCTTTGATTGTTGTGAAATATTACGGCAATGTCACGACAACCAAGCCTCCCTGAACCTCATGCAATATTCAGTGGTGATGATATAAGATTCCtgctaatgaaaaaaaaagaaagaaaaaaaagcaagcaaTACAAACAGCTCTTTAATAATAGCTTGGCCGAGGAGCACGCTCCCGAGCCAGCTCGGGGAGTTCACCCTGTCAACTGATCGTACGGCTCTGCGACCAGATGCCATGAGACCTGTAGGTCAACACCAACCCTCTGGACTGGACTGTAGGCAACAGCATCCTTACAGCCCCATCCccaccgttttctccccaattgcacctggccaatcaccccgctctccgagccgtcccggtcgctgctccaccccctctgctgatccagggagggctgcagactaccacttgcctcctctgatacatgtggattcgccagccgcttcttttcacctaacagtgaggagtttcaccagggggacgtagcacatgggaggatcacgctattccccccaggtccccctcccctctgaacaggcaccacgactgaccagaggaggcactagtgcagcgaccaggacacataccgacattcggcttcccacacgcagacacggccaattgtgtctgcagggacacctgaccaagccagaggtaacacggggatttgaaccggcgatccccatgttggtcggcaacggaatagaccgctacgctacccagatgccaaaCATCCTTACATTTCTGGCCGGGCCTAGCTATGCTGTGGGGCCTGCCTGCATCATCAGCTTTGCCTGTAGGAACCAAGATTTTTCAATACAGTGTGCGAGCCCTCCCTTTGACATGTGTATGTTGTATGGGATATGGTGGGAATGGGTTGATACTGTTAATAAGAGAGCCACTGAAGCTGTGCATGTGGGGAATACCCTATACTCCCCTACACTCTACCCCGCCCCACTCCACCTCCGCACTGGGTACTCCTCGCCTTGCATATAAAAGcaaaggcacaaacacacacacgtgcactgtatatacacacagacatgcatgcataTTTGAAAGCAGCATAAAATGCAAACACTCGTAAAAAAACAAATACACCCAGTctctaacgcacacacacacaaaaacacaaacacaaacaaagggGAGACTTAGTGGATTGCATCAGCAACTCTTCCAGGGGGATAAACCTtcaggctgagagagagagcgagaaagagagacggagagaaactGAAAGAACGAGATAGATGTGGAGAGAGgcgaagagagagagcaagtgtgaGAGAGCAGTACTGAGGGTGACAGGAAGAGAAATGCAGAGGAAAGAGCCAGCGGGAATGAGGCAAAATgtaggagggaaggaaggagggaggggacaATCGAGGCAGgcagaggacgaagaggaggaggagggtgggcaGAAAGTGCTGAGCTGGGATCCACCTGCTAGGGATTTCCTCCTTCTGATGTATTtcccctttttttatttattaattttttttaactgcaCTGTAATCTTTCCTGGGCTCCTTTCAAACGTCCCCTTTACTGATACCCCACCGTGGTTTATTTCCAACACTGCTGCAACCCCGATGAGTCGATGCCTTGTCCTTTCTTGCCCTGACAGTCATCCCCTGCAAACTGGCACCGACCTgacactggagagagagagagagagagagagagagagagagagagagagagagagagagagagagagagagagagagagagagagagagagagagagagagagagagagagtgagaaagagcgaGGGGTAGGGGGTAAGCGCTGCTGGGAATGCAGGGTCGagggcaggagagggggaggtgggAGGGAGCAGGGGCCAGTCTTGCAGAGGCAATGCAGAGGTAATAGAATGCAAATGCAACATAATGCAGTGGTGTTGGTGGAGGCAATGCAGATGAGACTAGGCAAGGACGTCCAAAGGGAAAAGCGTTAcgccaaccccccaccccaccccaccccacccccagctcGGTGAGCCGAAAAGGAATTGGAAAAAAATCCCACGCTGCACCTCAGTAACATCGAACATATCATATGAACTGTTTTAGTGCGCAACGGATGTGCGTTGAGATTAGCCGTGATTGAAACCGAGAGTGTCCTGCGCTTTCTCTGCCCTGTCATAGAGAGGAAAATAGCACTGAATCCAGCCTCTAGCCCTCCCTCCTGTAAACATCAACACACAAccaaaacacacatatacacacaaacaaatgcattGGGGACATGTGTGAACatgcatgcaaaaacacacacacacacacacacaacacacgtacctatgcatgtgtgcacatgtaccCAACTACTAAATTATTCAAAGTCAATATACGCAATGTCTGAGAACACAAAGCTCAAATGTACCTGAACACAAAAGAAGTCATTACTATGGATACGTCCGGGTTTGAGTAATGTGGACAAGGCAATAAGACATTGACGTAGTTGGAGTAATACAATTTTCAAAAGTAATCTTGTTTCGAGCCTTGTTAGACTGCACACTGCCTGCAAGTCGCAACGCCATTCGCCTCTCCCCTCTCCTGCAAACAAGTCTGGAGAATGTTCCCTTAAATATTAATGTCCTCCTTTTCTGATTTAATAATTCAATAAAGCTAAACTTAAAATGGCCTGCACTCTCTCAGGGCTGCCAGGAACAATTCAATTAACCAGACAATGTGTTGTGACAGCTGAATTTTTATGCTTGGCTCTCTTATTTATACTTCTTGTTTGTATAACCCCCCCAAACctttctctcgccctctgtctctcgctcttcctcCTTGTCTGTTCTTCCTACATTGACAGTATATGCGAGTGCCAAGTAAGCCCGAGCAACCTGCCGACTCTGAATTTTTTGTTCTGCTGTGACGAGCAACCGGTCACATTTTGtgctgtgggggaaaaaaaaaaaagaaaggaaaaaaaaccctgctGTCAAGGGGTTATTTGGGAGGGACATGGAGAGCTACGGGGGCTATGTGATGGGATCGGAGAGGTTCTCCGGACTTGGTGTAATATTCTATGTGAAAGGTGCTGACGGGCGACAGCATTGAAAGGGCAGCACATTCATTCCCAGGATGGGCCAGTCAGTCAacgatgggtggggtgggggggctaatcCTAAGCCAGGTTGAATGACAGAAGGCCAAATGTCAGCAAGTGACAAAGCCTTGCTCTCCACGCTGCACTGATGTGCCATCAAACAACAGCACCACCGTGAATGGACATGTGTCGCAAACTAAAACGTAGCGCCGAGGGAGCAAAAGGTAAAATCGGCATAGGCTGGTTTAGAGTTAAAGCAACACACATGACCTTGGTATGATGACCAATGATGCAAATTACTCATGTATCTGCAATTGTTCATGTACACTTGTCATTCTGACTGTCACAGAGTGGAAGTTGGCATGGGCATGCATTATGATATTCACTCACAAGTGGAAATCAAATGCAAATCCTCAACCTGGGATCTAAGAAACTTATACCCAGTTCCAATTAACTGTTAAGCCGTAACAGTGAAACAGAGGGAAACTTGACTTTTCAAAAGCCTCACGTCTCCGTCAGTCTTCTACATTCCTACTGTTTGATGTTTTGTTATAACAGCACTAATAACTGAATGAGTGTGAGTAGCAGCAGTGTATACAATCTAAATGCATTTGGCCTTGGTTGACTAAGAAGGCAGAAACTGAAAGCATGATGgcatagcgccccccccccccccgccatcgtCTGATACACTCTTAATAATGAGGGTAAAATACACATGGTCTCTTTAGCGACGGGCAGAAATTAATTCAttgtggcgtccgggtagtgtagtagtctattccgttgtctaccaacacggggatcgccggttcaaatccctgtgttacctccggcttggtcaggtgtccctacagacacaattgaccgtgtctgcgggtgggaagcagggtgTGGGAATGTGttgttcgctgcactagtgcctcctctggtcagttggggcgcctgttcagaggggaaggggaacttgggggaatagcgtgatcctcccacgtgctacgccccccggcgaacctcctcactatcaggtgaaaagaagcggctggtcactccgcatgtatcggaggaggcatgtggtagtctgcagccctccttggatcagtagaggcgggtggagcagtgaccgggacagctcggaagagtggggtaattggccaagtacaattaggggagaaaaaaaagggggggaaatccacaaaaaaaaaatttaaaaaaaaatttaattcatTGTGTTGATGTTGATACTGTACTTCTGCAGATTTTTTTTAGTGAATGCAAAGTCCTTGAGCCAAGCAGTTGCCTCCTCATCTGCTGTATGGAGGGTGGCTAATCCTCATTTAAGTCCTGGGAGAGGGCAAGCTTCAATGATGTGTTACATTGTTTGTTCCTCTCCACAAGCACACAGTGCGCTTGGGCTGCTGCCACACCTGTGAAGACTGGCCAAGCAGGGGCTGTGGCTGGTCCTGAATCTGTTGAGGGTTGACCACTGTCTCCTTGGAAGGTTGGTGCCAGAAAACCATTGAGTGGGGTCTGACACCAGATGTTTGTTTGGGATATCTTTGAAGTCCCATTCCTTTCCCCAAGCAGATTGGGTGGTAATACAGATCATCAGAGGGAATGGATGCACAGTATTGCTGCTGCTAAGAGCATGCCTGTGTAAACTGTCTGTCACGCTCATTACAAACACACCTGCCAGTGATATGTGTGCGAGTCTGTGTACATAAATAtctcatgtgtgtgtgcatgcttgcatttGTGCATATTAGTTTCTGCACTTacattggtgtgtctgtatattgCTTGAGTGTGAACTTGTGCATGTGTGCTGCATGTTAAGCGGCTAAGTATGCATATGCAAGCTTTTtgatgtacatgcatgtgtgaccACAGCGGCCAGGCTGATGAGCAGCAGTGTCCTGTGTACTGTGTCCGCCCACGCAGAGGGCCAGTCTCCAGGTAGGCAGATGGCAGCCTACCCTCATTGGTCAGCTGCAGCCACTCCGCCACTGGAAACAGAGATAAGATGGTTTCCTGGGCCAAAAGAAAATTATTTCCATCACTTCATCTCCCCACACACTCATTCCTGCCGCCGCAACGAGTATGGGCTgattcagagagagagcgagagagagagagagagagagagagagagaattacctTGATAAAAATAGTTATTATGCTATCATCCCGCTTTAATGAACCTCTTCTGAGAATTTAAAATGATAGTTTCGAATTTAAAGAGGCCTGTAATTTGGTTGGACAGAAAAGAAAACCCAAAAAGACATCAAATATTAATCAGAGGTAGCaatgtttttttccatttttggatctgagaacatgttggttATAAAACTAATTGACCTGGTGATGAATTAATCAAAGAAGAAACCACATCACATGGCAGCTTTGAGTGAAA includes:
- the LOC130125585 gene encoding calmodulin-1, yielding MADQLTEEQIAEFKEAFSLFDKDGDGTITTKELGTVMRSLGQNPTEAELQDMINEVDADGNGTIDFPEFLTMMARKMKDTDSEEEIREAFRVFDKDGNGYISAAELRHVMTNLGEKLTDEEVDEMIREADIDGDGQVNYEEFVQMMTAK